GTCGCCCTCGCCAGCGTCATCACCACAGGGACGGGAAGAGCCGTTAAAAGCCCGACGATGTGTCCGATGGACGTCCGCCACACGCAAGACGACAGCCGTACCGAGCCCGGCGTTCGCAGCTGGAGTCCGAACGAAGGTGACGGGTTCGACGGTCGCGAGCAGGAGTTTGGTCGCCGAGGAGCCTCAGAACTCGCCCGCGAACTCGGCGTCGGTCAGCAACGGCGGGTAGTCGGTGCGGGCACCGAGGAACGCCTCGTCGGTGACGGTTCGCTTGTACGCCTCGTACGCGAGGGTCTCCTCGCCCGAAACCGTGACCTCGGACGTCCCGCGCTCGCCGCCGAACACCGCCCAATCGGCTTCGTCGGGTCCGCTTTTGTCGATGTTGAACCAACACGTCATCTTGATGTCGTTTTCTCGCACGTACTCGAAGGCGGCCTCGATCCACGCGGCCTTCCGTGCCGGCCGGTACTCCCCGCCGTTCGCGCTCTCGCCGTCGCCTTCGGTCCCACCGTTCGTCGTCTCGACGAACGACGACGACGCGAACTCGGTCAGCGCCACCGGCTTGTCGGTCAGCTCCCGGAGTCGGCCGAGCATCGGATCGAACAGTTCCTCGGGCGTGCGCCAGCTCGAATACGACTGCGTCGCGCCGAAGTTGAACCCGTCGATCGCCACCCAGTCGACGTACTCGTCGCCAGGATAGAACCGTTCGGTTCGGTTGTTGTCGGGGACCTGGTTGGCGTTGACCGCCCAGACCCACTGCATGTCGGTCTCGTCGAGGCTGGTTTGGCCGAACATGTCGTACAGCCGCCGCCACATCACGATGTAGTTCTCGGGGGTCCCGGCCGCTCGGCTCGCTCCCGCCAGGGTCTCGTTTGCGTTTTCCGGGCCACCCGGGACGGGCGTGACGGTCGCCTCGATCCGCGAGGCGTCCACCGGACTCCACGGGAACCAGTTGCCGTTCATCTCGTGAGCCGGCCGGATGTAGAACCGTCGACCGCGCGTCCGGTCGCCCCGGGGCCGCGCCCACGACTCCAGCAGCAACGCCCACTCCGCGAGCTGGTCGTCGTACTCGCCGGTGGCGATCTCGCGCTCGATCGTCTCCGAGGTCCGATCGCGCTGTGGGCCGAACGGCTGCCACGAGATCATCGGGACGTGACCCGCCTCCCAGACGTTCGTCAGCGGGTTCTCGACGAACCAGCGTTTGTTCTCCGAAGGACCGAAGGCGTCGACGTACAGCAGGACGACGGCGGGCGACTGGTCGAGCCACTCGGTGTAGGGAGCCAGGTTCGAGACGAACTCCGGCCCACCGGGGTAGACGCCCGCGAGCGCCGCTCCCGAGCGCGTCGGCGGTGCTTCGGGCGTCGCGGTTGGCGTCTCGGCCGTTTCGTTCGTCCCGGTCGTTGCGGTCGATTCCCCGGTTCCGCCGGAGCCGCCACCGCCGCCGGACGATCCGCTGGCACCGTTCGAGCCATCGGTGCCGCCCGATCCGTCCGCCCCGCTTGACCCGTCCCCGCCGCCACCGAGCAACGAATCGAGCGGCGACGCACAGCCGCTCGCGCCGACGACACCGGTGAGACCTGCCACCCGCAGAAACGTCCGACGGTTCATCTACTGGTTCGGCAGTAGCCGTGACCCCCGTTAAAGATTGTGGTGCGTCGGCCCGGGAGAAACGACCGACGCGGCGATGGCCGTTCCGTCCGTTTCACTACCTACACGCTCGTCCCGTTCGCCTCGGGGACGATCGCTCCAGGGAGCCCTCGTCCTCAATCGCCCTCGACCTCGCGGTCGGTGGTCTCGACCAGTTCGGGCTCGACCTTCTGGGTCACGGCGAAGTCCGTCGGCGGGACGACGAGGCCGGCGAACGCGCCGAGCGAGTGGAGGATGCTCACGATCGGCGTCAGGACGAGCAGTGCCGCGCCGACCGAGGGCGACTCGCCGTAGTAGCGAACCCCGAGGATCGACCAGACGATCACGAACGCGAACACCGCGACCGATAGCACCTGGAAGGCGAGTTCGAACGCGATCGTCCCCGGGACGAACAGCGGGACGAACGTGAGCAACGGGACCGCAGGCGAGAACGCCCACGCGAGATTTCGCACGGTCGTGAGGGTACGATACAGCCGGGAGAGCAGGCCGCGTTCGGCCTGCGAGCCCGCTATCCATCGGCTCCGCTGACCGATCATCGCCCGGATCGTCGGCGGGGCCTGGGTGTCGAACGTGGCGCGCGCGAGCGCGAAATCCAGCTCGACCCCCTCGTCGGCCGCCACGCTCCAGACGAACGTGGTGTCCTCGATCATCGTCTTTCGATCCCACCCGATCCATCCCTCGAGCTCCGCGCGGATCGCGATCCCGCCACCCCACGCGTACAGCGGCACGGAAAGCGAGGGAAACGCGCGCTGTTCGACCTGAAATCCGAGTCGAAAGACCTCCGCGAGGTAGGTGAGCCACGACCCGCTCCGGCGCGGCCGCTCGCGGAACTGAACCACGTCGGCGTCCGGGACCCCATCGAAACCCGTCACGAGGCTGTCCTCGTCGAGAAAGAGAACGTACTCCTTCTCGCAGGCGACGTGTCGACGGGCCCATTCGAGCGCCCGGCCCTTCCGGATCGCCGCGCACTCGAACGACTCGGGCACGACGTGGACGGTCGCGCCGTCGATGTCCATCGGCTGCTCGGCGATCACGTGGCGATCGGTGATCGCCGCGGGGAGCGCGTTCACGCTCTCCTGGACGATCTGTTCGGAGTCGACCGTCAGAAAGCGCGCTTGAACGTCGCCGGGGCCGTACTCGGGCTCGGGATACTCGTAACCCCGGGCGACGAACGCCACGAGGTACGTCCAGTACGCGATGGAACAGGCAGACAGGAGCACGATGATCCAGAGGATCACCGAGAGGGTCGCGGGAACCGCCGCGAGAACCTGTCCGACCATTGCCAATATGAACGACAGCGGACACATTAAGTGTTGCTGACTGGGCCGTCGGCGGGACGACGTCCCGCACCGACACCGTACGCTCGTGTCGCTCTCCCGTCGTCGAATCGGATGGAGGGGAGCGCGGTCGTCGCCCGGAAGGGCTTTCCGCTGGCTGGTGAAAGCGAGGGCGATGGTCGAGGTGAGCGTCATCGTGCCGACGACCCTCCCGCCGGGGGCGACGATCGAGCCGGTCGAACGACTCGCACGCGGAACGTTCGACGATTACGAGGTGGTCGTCCGGCGCGACGAGGGGGCGGCCCACGCGCGCAACGTCGGGATCGAGCGAGCGAGCGGCGGGAAGCTGGTCTTCCTCGACGACGACTCGGTTCCCTGTGCGGGGTTTCTCAGAACCGCGAGCGTCGCGCTCGACGCCTACCCCGCGGTCGCAGGACGAGTGGTCCAGCCCGCCGACGCGCCGTACCGCGACCTCGAACTCCCGTGGTACGATCAGGGCGAGGCGTCGAAACCCACCGACGTGCTGCCCGGCTGCAACATGGCGATCCGGCGGGAGGTCCTCGAAACCGTCGGCGGGTTCGACGAGGAGACGTTCGGCTGGGGTCACGAGGAATCGGAGCTCGCCGAACGGATCGCCCGAGACTACGCGATCCAGTACGTCCCCGAGCTCGTCGTCGAGCACACCTACGTCGAGTCCTTCCGAGATTTCCTCGAGAAGTCGTACCTCCTCGGCCGGGCGGACGTGCGGTGGTGGCGGCTCGACGGCAAGTCCGATCGGTGGCTGCTGCGACAGACCCTCAACACCCCGCTTCGGAACGGGTCGCGGCTCGGAACCGCACGACGGATCGCCCAGCGCGTCGGCTGGGTCGCCGAAGCGATCGCCGGTCGGTAGCCCAGGGCCCCGCCGAGCTTCGACTGGAGAACCATCGCTCTCCCTGCCGTTGTCTCATCCGAGTCGTCGGACAACGATAGATAGTACCGAAAACGCGCAGTAGCAACCAGAGCCACTATTGTAGTTACCAACCCACGAGCAAAAGGCACGGAACCAGAGGCAATCGGAGGAAATCCGTCGTCACCAACGTCGTGTCACCGCACGGAACTCCCGCCATCGGGGTGTGGTTTTCGATACCCCCTGCACTGGCAGCCCCAATCGTTATAATCGCTACCTCCAAACGAAACGACGGGCACTGGGAAGGGGATAGCATCGCTATTCGCCACGAACCGTGTCCTGCGTTGCATCACTGGGGTTCCCCCCGACCCCACTCTCGGCCACTCGCGAGCGCTCCGCTTCTACCGACTCGGGCTCCGATCCGCTCCGTATTCGTTCGCCGAACGGCGTGTTTCGCCGTGCGTTCGGACGCCGGCGGCGTGGCTGGTTCGCCGCTGTCGCTGTCGTTCGGACCGTGATCCGACCGCACAACGACGGCTTCAAGCGGTGGCGGACGGGAGGTGCGGTATGCAGGTGACGTTCCTCGGGACGGGCGGTGCGGTCCCGACGACCCGGCGCAACACCAGCGGCCTCCTGCTCCGTCGCGACGGCGAGCGCTTCCTCTTCGACTGCGGCGAGGGCACCCAGCGCCAGATGATGCGCTTTTCCACCGGGTTCACCGTCTCGCACGTCTTCCTCACCCATCTCCACGGCGATCACGTGCTCGGCCTCCCGGGCCTGTGTCAGACCCTCGATTTCAACGACCGCGAGGACCCGCTCGCGATCCACACCCCACAGGGCACCCGCCGCACGGTCGAGAACCTCGTCGGCGTCACCGGCGCGCGCCCGGGCTACCCAGTGCGGGTAAGCGACGCCCAGCCGGGCGAAGTCGTGCTTCAGGGAGACGAGTACGAAGTCCGCGCGTTCGCGACCGACCACCGGACCCAGTCGGTTGGCTACGTCCTGGTCGAGGACGACCGAAAAGGCCGATTCGATCGTGAGCACGCCGAGGAGCTCGGCGTGCCCGAGGGACCGAAGTTCTCCCGACTTCACAGGGGCGAGACCGTCGAGCTGGACGATGGCACCGTGGTCGAACCCGAGCAGGTGGTGGGGCCGCCGCGGCCGGGCCGCAGAGTCGTCTACACCGGCGATACCCGTCCTACTGGGGCGACCGTCGAGGCCGCGACCGACGCCGACCTCCTCGTGCACGAGGCCACCTTCGCCGACGATCGGGCCGAGCGTGCGGGCCAGACCGGCCACTCGACCGCGCGCCAGGCGGCCGAACTCGCCAACCGGGCGGGCGCGGAACGGCTCGCGCTCACCCACATCTCCTCACGGTACGCCGGCGACGCTTCCGAACTCGATCGCGAGGCACGCGAGGTCGCCGACTGCGAGGCGTTCGTCGCCGAGGACGGCGAGGCGATCGACGTTCCCTATCCCGAGTGAGGCGTGTCGTGCCGCCCCGTTTTTCAGCCCGACCGACGAAACCGATCCATGACCCGTTTCGACGCCATCGCTGCGGACGATCGTCAGGCGCTCTTCGCCGACGCGATCCGTGCCCACGACGAGCGCGACAGCGCGTTCCTGACGATCGAGGCTGCGGCTGGGGACGCGAACGCGAGCGACGACGCCGCGGCGGCCGACGAGTCGACGCCGTGGATCCAGTTCGCCGACGGGACACTCAACCTCGACTGCACCGACGACGAGCTCGACCGGCTGAAATCGCTTCTCGACGAGTTCCCGGCGTTCACCGTCGACGATCTCGCGACACCGGAGGACGTCGACGGCACCAACGTCCGGGTGACGGCGCGGACGGACGAGGAGCGCGTCGCCGAGTTCGTGGATCGGGTGTTTCGCCGGGTTTACGACCGCCCGGAAGCGTATCGAGCGTGGGTTGCAGCCATCTGATCGGTGCGACGGAGGTCCTCTCGAACGCTGGTCGTGGATACGGCCCGCTCGGCTCGTTCGGCGAACTCAGAACGGGAGTCGTTCCCTCGCCTCGTCCGCCATCATATCGAGTTTGTTCTGGAACTCCTCGACCGAGCGTTCGACGTGCTGGACGCGATCCCGCGGGATCCGGCGCACGATGTCGTTGCCGTCGTCGTCCTGGCCGACTTTCACGAGCCAGTGATCGTCGAAGTACGCGATGTACTCGTTGTCGACGGTGATCTCGACCTGTCCCGCGTCGAGCTTGTCGTAGACGATCGTGGCGCGACCGAGTTCGGGATCGACCATACACTCCCCACCGCCGGGGGCAAAATAAGGCCGTGGGCTGGACCCCGGCCGTTCGCGGTTGCCGGTTGCCTCAGTCGTCGACGTCCTCGGAGCCCACGCCGGGTGCGTCGGTGAGGTCGACGTCGTCGGGTTCGTCGTGGCCGCCGATCAGGACCTCGCCGTCGGGGCCCTCCACGTAGACGTCGTCGGCGAACCCGCCCTTCGCGGAGGGGTGTTCGGGTTCGTCGAGCCGTTCGGGGGTCGAGGGAGCCTCGGGGATGCCGCCCGCGGGCGCGAACGAGCCGAGCGGGTCGGCGATGGTGATCCCGTAGTGGGAGAAGAACTCGCGGTAGCGGTCGTAGTGGGCGTCGAGCTCGTCGGATGGGATCTCCATCATCTCGGTCCAGCCGTGGTTGTAGAAGTCGAAGTTCCCCTGGATGTGGGTGATCTCGCGGGCTTCGGCCTCGGTGAACCCGGCCCGGAGCGCGGCGGTGTACGAGTCGGTCGTAGCCTCGAACAGGCCGTCGAGGTGGTCCTCGCGCTCGTCGGCGTGGGCGGGGTCCGCCTTCCCGAGGAACACCCGAGTGTGGAGTCGGACGAGCGCGTAGTCGACGAGCGTCGCGACGCCGGGCGTCGTGAGCGCCTTCTTGGCCGCGAAATGGCGCACGTTCTGGTTGATCTTCATTGACAGCGGTTGGGTCGGGAGCCACATCAACGCACCGCCTCTCCCCCTTGTAGGCCGGGCTATGGAGATAGCAATTCACATTACCCCGGGCGTCGAAGCCCGCCCATGGCTTCGTCGTACGTCATCATCGGCGACGGGATCGCGGGGAGCTCCGCCGCGGAGACCCTCCGGGAGGGCGCGCCCGACGCCGACGTCACCGTGATCACGGACGAGGGTGAGGCGCTCTACAATCGCATCCTGATCAAGGAGTTCGCCAAGGGGAAACTGCCCGAAGCGCCCATCTCGATCCACGACCCCGACTGGTACGACGAGCGCGACATCGATCTCCAGCTCGACACCTACGTCACGGAGATCGACGCCGACAACCGCACGCTCCACACCCACGAGGGCGAGGCGATCGAGTACGACAAGCTCCTCGTGGCCACCGGCGGGACTCCCGTGCAGCTCCCGGTCGAGAACTCCGACGCCGAGGGGATCCATCACTTCTGGACGTTCGACGACGCACGCGGGATCGCCGAGGACGCGAGCGAGGCCGAGACCGGCGTGGTCGTCGGCGCAGGACTGTTGGGCATCGATCTCGCGGCGATCTGCGGCGCGCAGGAGGTCGACGCCCACTACCTCATGCGCGGCGAGTGCTGGTGGCGCTACGCGCTCTCGAAGGAGGGAGCCGACATCATCCACGACGCCCTCGAAGAGAAAAACGTCACACCCGTCTTCGACAGCGGCGTCGATCACTTCGAGGTCGACGACTCCGGCCACGTCACCGCGGCCGTCGACCCAAATGGTGAGACCTACGACAGCGAGTTCGTGGGGATCGCGATCGGCCTCGACTTCAACCTCGAAGTGCTCAACGGCGTCGACATCGAGTGCGACGACGGGATCGTTGTCGACGAGTACATGCAGACCTCGGCCGACGACATCTACGCCGCGGGCGACCTCACGCGATTTTACGACACGATCCTCGACGACTACGCCCAGAACGGGTCGTGGGGCAGCGCGAAGGAACAGGGCTCGATCGCGGCCCAGAACATGCTCGCCGACGGTGAGGAAGAAGAATTCCGGTGGGTTTCGTCCTATTCGATTACCCACTTCGACTTCCCGTTCCTCTCCTTTGGCCACCCGACGATCGGCGACGACCACGCCGAGGCGAAGTTCGGAGACACCGAGTGGCGGCGGCTCGCGTTCAAGGACGGCAAGATCGTCGGCGGCGTCCTGATCGGCGATCTCGCTCCCCAGTCGAAGTACAAGAAGCTCGCCCGCGAGGAGCGCGTCGTCGCGGACCAGAAGGACGTCCTGATGCGTGAAGAGGTCGATCTCGACGAGCTCGCGCCCACAGCCGAGCAGTAGACAGCACCACCGGACCCCAGCGCGAGGAATCCGTGGTTTCTTCGACGATTGACGTTGCCGACAGCCGCCGGCCAAATCGCACCGCTCGGTTTGCCCTTGGGGGCGGTGGCGCGCGGGAGCGCACGGAGTGCGCGACTCGCGCGAGGGATGAGCGAAGCGAGTGGAACGAGCGAAGCGAATCGGCTGGGGAGGGAGTGGCCTGCGGCTCTCGTTTGTACCAGGATTCGTCGTCGACGAATCGTCCGTCACCACTGAACCCTACAATCGGAATCGAACGGATCGCCAGCTGTCCGCCGTCATCGTTAAAAACGGGAGTCGCACCGAAGGCGTTTTCCTCCGGCCCGCCCGATTTCGTGCATGGAAGGCGGTAGCGGCGACATGACGCTGGCGTTCGAACTCAGTGCGCTACAGGCGCTCGCCGACCCCACCGAGGTGTTCTCGGACGCCAGGCGGTGGACCGAGTACGTCGGCGTGATCTCCGAGCAGCCGACCTACGTGGTCACGAACTTCACCAGAAAACATCGCATCCGTCAGGACTTCTTCTCCGGTCCTCGGGGACGCGAGGAGAGTTTGGAGAACGTGAAGCGCCAGTTCGACACCGAGCGGCACGTCTTCGTCGGCACCGAGGGGGACGACGCCGACCTCGCGGAAGGGGTCGAGTGGGAGTTCCTCGCGCTCGAAGACGCCGCCGACGCCGCCGGGTGGACGCTCGCCGCCGACGCGCCCGCGGAGTCCGAGAGTGAGACCGACACCGAGACCCGCGACGACTGGCCCTGACCGACTTGCTCGGCCGTTCACACAGCATGATTTAACACCCATCGTGTCGAGGAGGGCGTATGTCACTACGGATCGGGACGGCCCTCCGCGAGGGTGCTCGCCGGACGTTCACGCGCGACGGTCTCGTTCTCGTGATCGTGTTCGTGCTCATCGGGATCATCACCGCTCTCGCCACGCAGACGATCACCGCCGAAATTCTCGATGCATTTCTCGAGTTTGCACGGTCGAATCAGGGGACCGGCGAGGGGGAAATCACCCCCGAGCAGGTCGACACGTTCGAAACGTTCGCTGAGGGACAGGCCCGGTTCGCGCTCCCGATCTCGCCTATCGTGGCGGGGCTGCTCCTCGTACTCACCGCGTTCCTCGCGGAGGCGGCCAATCTCGTCGCCATTCGAGCCTTTTTGGCCGAGAGTGGCCGAGCGCTCTCGGGTGGACTCGCCAGGCGGAACATCGTCGTGGCGACGCTCAACGGCATCGTCGGCGGGATCGTCGTCGGCGTCATCGTCGCCATCGGCCTCGTGTTCTTGATCGTGCCGGGGATCTTCTTCGCGATCGCCTTCCTCTTTCTCAGACAGGAGATCGCGGTCGAGGACACCAACTTCGTCGACGCGATGGCGGACAGCTGGCAGCTCACGAAGGGCGACCGGCTCGAACTGTTCGCGCTCGTGCTCGGGGTGGTCGTTCTCATCTCGCTCGTCTCGACGGTGGTGCCGCTGCTGATCGGGTTCGTCAGCCCGCTCGTCAACGTGGTCGTCTCGATCCTCCTCGGCGGCGTGACGGCCGTGTTCGGGACCGCGGTGATGACGCGCGCGTACGCACAGCTCCACGCCGACCGCGCCGCCGTCCGGAACGGCGAGACGAACGCCGACGAGCGGGCGGTCTGACGCCGGGGAGCCGCGGCGTTTAACCGCACGCCGATCCTTCGTCCACCATGGCAGAGCCACGCGTCCCCGGGAGCCGGGGGTCGGACCTCGCCCTCCCCTGTGGCGAGTCGGTCGCCGTTGCGGACCTCGACATGGGGATGCGGGAGTTCGGCTGTGACTGTGGCGAGCGTCACGCCCTCGTGATGGACGTCCACCCGCCGAGCCGGTTCGTCCCCGAATCGCTCGTCGACGTGCTCCGCGAGACGATCGACCCCGAGGAGGGCGGCGAGTTCGACACGATGCATCTGATGGGCGTCGTGCTGGAGGAGTTCCCCGAGAAGGTCGTCGCCGAGGACGTCGCGGAGAACAGCGACGTGGGGTACGCGCTGGTCTGGGTCACCGAGTTCGACGCGCGCCGACTCCACGAGATCGTGGTCGAACTCGTCGTGGAGCTGATGGAACACGCGGTGAGCCACGCCGACGACGACGCAGCCGGCGAGTTCGAACGCCAGATGCACGAGTTCGACGTGGCGGCGTTCGTCGAGCAGTACCGCCGCGAGCGCGAGTTCGAACGCGAGACCGACACGCCCGTCTGACGCGGGTTTTCGGTCGGGGCCGCCGCCGGCAGGCGATTCGACTCACACGGCGTCATACGACTGTCTGACGCCATGTTATGTGGGTGGGGCCCATGGGAAGACGTATGCAACTCCGCCGGGGCGAGTTCGAACGCATCCGGACGGTGCTCGCGGAGGTCGACCCCGACGAGCCGCTGACGGCCCGGGAGATCCACGACCTGCTCGACGAGCGCGGCGAAACCCTCGACAGCCCACACCGGGTGGCCACCGTTCTCGGCCGCCGTGCCGAGGGCGAGGTCGAAGTCATTCGGGACCGGCCGTATCGGTATCGCGTGCTCGACGACACGGCGAACTGACCCGTCAAGCCGGCCGGTTCCGGGGCAACTTTCCTTTTCAGCGAAGCGCTGTTCCATCACAACCAGTAGTTGGCAATACGGTTTCCCCATTCGAAACCTAGACGGAACCGTCTCTCATTTCGTCCTTATCCTGCCGGGCCTTTCCCCCGCTCAACAAGTTTTTCATCTTCTCCTGTTGTTCCTGAGGAACTATATCGACTATCACGGCCAGATTGGGACAGATTCACACAAAGCACTTCTCCATCGAAGACTCCATCGCAAGAACATGAATCGACGTGACTTCGTCTGTGTGTTGGGGGCCACTATCCTCGGCGGATGCACAACGGCCGGAAATAGTAGTAACGGGCAAGGATCGCAAAACACCACAGAGAAAATCCGAGCAAGAATCGATGTCGAGGAAGTGACAGCAAGACAAGCTGGAACAATAACCATTGTCGCTCGAAATTTCGTCGGAATCGGTCCTCAGACAGGAGACGACGAAACGGTCGCATTAGACTACGGAAACGTAAGCTTCTCAACGAAACCACATGTGGTAAACGAATCGTATCCTCCTGAGTATAAGTGGGATTCAACACAGTCAGAAGTAACAGTCAAGATACCTTTTCATGTTCCTGCCAGCACGCAACCGGGGAATTACACCGAGTCTATCTTCATCTGGACAAAGTCCAGCTATTCGAATGGAACAACCAAACAATACACTATCAGCGTAAAAAATGGGACTACACAGAGGTAAGGAAACCAGAGTAGCACGAATCCGAACGGACACACCGGCCCTAGAGTAAATCTGCGCAAATCGCTAAGAAGCACTATCCCACCCTATCAGCAGTACCTAGCCGAGACAAAGTTGAAATTTTGTAGTCTAAAACCTTCTAAGTAAGTGATTTGTGTTATATCCTTCCCCTACAGTTGCAGTGATCGTTGATAGATAACCGGAGCACCGTTGAGCGACCGATGGAGTGAAGGCGTTTCCCGCCGGTTTCGATTTTCGAAACTCAGTTGCGCATCTCGTATCCTATCGTGGTGCTTATTACGATGTGCGCATCACGACGGGTAATGACAGACGAGGACAGAACGATTTTGCTCATCGGCAGCGGTCCGATTCAGATCGGCCAAGCGGCGGAGTTCGACTACTCCGGCGCGCAGGCGTGTCGCGCGCTCGCGGAGGAGGGCGCGCGAGTCGTCCTCGTCAACTCCAACCCGGCGACCATCATGACTGATCCCGAGATGGCCGACGAGGTGTACATCGAACCGATCACGACCGACGCGATCGCCGAGATCATCGAGGAGGAGCGCCCGGACGGTGTGATCGCTGGCCTCGGTGGTCAGACGGGACTCAATGTGACCGCCGAACTCGCCGAGGAAGGGGTGCTGGAGGAGTACGACGTCGAGATCATGGGGACGCCGCTCGACACCATCTACGCCACCGAGGACCGCGATCTGTTCCGCCAGCGGATGGAGGACATCGGGCAGCCGGTCCCCGCTTCGACGACGATCACGCTCGACGAGGGCGAGTCGGTGACGAATCTCGACGAGGCGGGCCTGCGCGAGCGCGTCGACGACGCCGTCGATTCGGTCGGCGGACTCCCGGTCATCTCCCGGACGACCTACACGCTCGGCGGGAGCGGGTCGGGCGTCGTCGAGGACAGCGAGGAGCTGTACGAGCGCGTCCGGAAGGGGCTGCGGCTCTCACGCAACAGCGAGGTGCTCATCACCGAGTCGATCGCCGGCTGGGTCGAGCTGGAGTACGAGGTGATGCGCGACGCCGACGACTCGTGTATCATCATCTGCAACATGGAGAACCTCGACCCGATGGGGATTCACACAGGAGAGTCGACCGTCGTCACGCCCTCACAGGTGATCCCCGACGACGGGCACCAAGAGATGCGCACGGCGGCACTCGACGTGATCCGCGATCTCGGCATCCAGGGTGGCTGTAACATCCAGTTCGCGTGGCGCGACGACGGCACGCCGGGTGGCGAGTATCGTGTCGTCGAGGTCAATCCCAGAGTCTCGCGCTCCTCCGCACTCGCCTCGAAGGCGACCGGGTATCCGATCGCGCGCGTGACGGCAAAGGTCGCCATGGGGAAACGGCTCCACGAGATCGACAACGAGATCACCGGCGAGACCACCGCAGCGTTCGAGCCTGCGATCGACTACGTGGTGACCAAGGTTCCGAGATGGCCGAGCGAGAAGTTCCGTGACGTGGAGTTCGAACTCGGGACTGCGATGAAGAGCACCGGCGAGGCGATGGCGATCGGGCGAACCTTCGAAGAATCACTGTTGAAGGCGCTGCGCTCGACCGAATACGAGCCCGACGTCGACTGGGAGGAGGTCGACGACGCGACGCTCGAAACCG
This Halococcus agarilyticus DNA region includes the following protein-coding sequences:
- the rnz gene encoding ribonuclease Z, which gives rise to MQVTFLGTGGAVPTTRRNTSGLLLRRDGERFLFDCGEGTQRQMMRFSTGFTVSHVFLTHLHGDHVLGLPGLCQTLDFNDREDPLAIHTPQGTRRTVENLVGVTGARPGYPVRVSDAQPGEVVLQGDEYEVRAFATDHRTQSVGYVLVEDDRKGRFDREHAEELGVPEGPKFSRLHRGETVELDDGTVVEPEQVVGPPRPGRRVVYTGDTRPTGATVEAATDADLLVHEATFADDRAERAGQTGHSTARQAAELANRAGAERLALTHISSRYAGDASELDREAREVADCEAFVAEDGEAIDVPYPE
- a CDS encoding DUF7124 domain-containing protein, whose amino-acid sequence is MEGGSGDMTLAFELSALQALADPTEVFSDARRWTEYVGVISEQPTYVVTNFTRKHRIRQDFFSGPRGREESLENVKRQFDTERHVFVGTEGDDADLAEGVEWEFLALEDAADAAGWTLAADAPAESESETDTETRDDWP
- a CDS encoding glycoside hydrolase family 26 protein: MAGLTGVVGASGCASPLDSLLGGGGDGSSGADGSGGTDGSNGASGSSGGGGGSGGTGESTATTGTNETAETPTATPEAPPTRSGAALAGVYPGGPEFVSNLAPYTEWLDQSPAVVLLYVDAFGPSENKRWFVENPLTNVWEAGHVPMISWQPFGPQRDRTSETIEREIATGEYDDQLAEWALLLESWARPRGDRTRGRRFYIRPAHEMNGNWFPWSPVDASRIEATVTPVPGGPENANETLAGASRAAGTPENYIVMWRRLYDMFGQTSLDETDMQWVWAVNANQVPDNNRTERFYPGDEYVDWVAIDGFNFGATQSYSSWRTPEELFDPMLGRLRELTDKPVALTEFASSSFVETTNGGTEGDGESANGGEYRPARKAAWIEAAFEYVRENDIKMTCWFNIDKSGPDEADWAVFGGERGTSEVTVSGEETLAYEAYKRTVTDEAFLGARTDYPPLLTDAEFAGEF
- a CDS encoding DUF6149 family protein, which codes for MKINQNVRHFAAKKALTTPGVATLVDYALVRLHTRVFLGKADPAHADEREDHLDGLFEATTDSYTAALRAGFTEAEAREITHIQGNFDFYNHGWTEMMEIPSDELDAHYDRYREFFSHYGITIADPLGSFAPAGGIPEAPSTPERLDEPEHPSAKGGFADDVYVEGPDGEVLIGGHDEPDDVDLTDAPGVGSEDVDD
- a CDS encoding NAD(P)/FAD-dependent oxidoreductase; the encoded protein is MASSYVIIGDGIAGSSAAETLREGAPDADVTVITDEGEALYNRILIKEFAKGKLPEAPISIHDPDWYDERDIDLQLDTYVTEIDADNRTLHTHEGEAIEYDKLLVATGGTPVQLPVENSDAEGIHHFWTFDDARGIAEDASEAETGVVVGAGLLGIDLAAICGAQEVDAHYLMRGECWWRYALSKEGADIIHDALEEKNVTPVFDSGVDHFEVDDSGHVTAAVDPNGETYDSEFVGIAIGLDFNLEVLNGVDIECDDGIVVDEYMQTSADDIYAAGDLTRFYDTILDDYAQNGSWGSAKEQGSIAAQNMLADGEEEEFRWVSSYSITHFDFPFLSFGHPTIGDDHAEAKFGDTEWRRLAFKDGKIVGGVLIGDLAPQSKYKKLAREERVVADQKDVLMREEVDLDELAPTAEQ
- a CDS encoding DUF5815 family protein produces the protein MAEPRVPGSRGSDLALPCGESVAVADLDMGMREFGCDCGERHALVMDVHPPSRFVPESLVDVLRETIDPEEGGEFDTMHLMGVVLEEFPEKVVAEDVAENSDVGYALVWVTEFDARRLHEIVVELVVELMEHAVSHADDDAAGEFERQMHEFDVAAFVEQYRREREFERETDTPV
- a CDS encoding glycosyltransferase family 2 protein; protein product: MVGQVLAAVPATLSVILWIIVLLSACSIAYWTYLVAFVARGYEYPEPEYGPGDVQARFLTVDSEQIVQESVNALPAAITDRHVIAEQPMDIDGATVHVVPESFECAAIRKGRALEWARRHVACEKEYVLFLDEDSLVTGFDGVPDADVVQFRERPRRSGSWLTYLAEVFRLGFQVEQRAFPSLSVPLYAWGGGIAIRAELEGWIGWDRKTMIEDTTFVWSVAADEGVELDFALARATFDTQAPPTIRAMIGQRSRWIAGSQAERGLLSRLYRTLTTVRNLAWAFSPAVPLLTFVPLFVPGTIAFELAFQVLSVAVFAFVIVWSILGVRYYGESPSVGAALLVLTPIVSILHSLGAFAGLVVPPTDFAVTQKVEPELVETTDREVEGD
- a CDS encoding glycosyltransferase family 2 protein, whose amino-acid sequence is MVEVSVIVPTTLPPGATIEPVERLARGTFDDYEVVVRRDEGAAHARNVGIERASGGKLVFLDDDSVPCAGFLRTASVALDAYPAVAGRVVQPADAPYRDLELPWYDQGEASKPTDVLPGCNMAIRREVLETVGGFDEETFGWGHEESELAERIARDYAIQYVPELVVEHTYVESFRDFLEKSYLLGRADVRWWRLDGKSDRWLLRQTLNTPLRNGSRLGTARRIAQRVGWVAEAIAGR